A genomic stretch from Aedes albopictus strain Foshan chromosome 2, AalbF5, whole genome shotgun sequence includes:
- the LOC134286924 gene encoding uncharacterized protein LOC134286924, translating to MPRELPKFNGDPQEWPIFYSSFKNTTEVCGYTDAENLARLQRSLGGSALEAVRSRLLLPASVPYVMNTLHKLYGRPEILISSLLKKVRNVPAPKAEHLNTIVAYGLAIQNLVDHIILADQQAHLANPMLLQELVDKLPTSLKMQWGTYKQGVAYVNLATFNGFMAGLVNLASELTIDVDCAQNQHKQVRVEKPKPREKLFTHANESSDALKKEKDTSTERSVSKACSYCGKDNHQILNCSSFKSLDIGARWKAMRQKNLCRLCLVPHRKWPCHSKKECGVDGCRFRHHMLLHSNQTSRSESAETTKPTEAIQHNYHHTKSFSLFRYLPVTLYGDGKQVETYAFLDDGSSSTLLEEAIAVQLGIDGEPDNLWLGWTGKIGRHEKSSKRISVEISGVGKQNTFQLSNVRTVRELGLPSQTLNYSELSRSYPHLQGLPVKSYVNARPSMIIGIEHVHLLTSLKLREGGRCDPVATKTRLGWCVYGRNSGSEGSVEQLNLHVGQEMSNSDLYDSMKKFFAVEEAVVTKHFESDEDQRARSILEETTVRRGSRIESGLLWRKDNIYFPESYKMAMNRLLGLEKRLSKDSELRQRVKEQINSYEQKQYISKASQEEVGSLDTRRVWFLPLGVVINPKKPGKIRMVWDAAAKAHGVCFNDMLLKGPDLLVSLVDVLLRFRQGKVAVCSDIREMFLRILIRDEDRWSQCFLWRSNPEEEVQVYVINVAMFGATSSPCTAQFVKNWNASDYSEQYPRAVEAVTKNHYVDDFLDSVNSVEEAVHLVQQVQDIHAAAGFQFGKILSNEKAVLDRLGETSTAISKPLPVDKDRICERVLGVTWIPSEDAFTFNQQGLEEVLGADWAAPTKRQVLRIVMKLYDPLGFIAHFVVQGKILMQEIWRTGTSWDEPIADQPRELWIRWIEQYRQINEVNVPRCFFKDFCPQQVSDIQVHVFTDASVSACACVAYLRTTVDGESQCSLIAAKTKVAPLRTLSIPRLELQAAMMGSRLLQNICSALSIDIHRRFLWSDSATVLAWLRSDSRRYHQFVSFRVGEILSLTSVDEWRYVPSRENVADDATKWNGGLSFDPSCRWYQGPAFLQDPESQWPTERPGDTREADVTPEEIRLVAVHRTVVEVIDIERFSNWNRLLRATAYVHRAVAVWKHTTSGTRSLKVLSQSEFAKAEETLWRQAQAQVYPDEVQLLEEGRSVAKGSSIRALSPFLDEKGILRVGGRIEQAPSISYEAKHPVVLPRSHRITYLVVLSFHQQFLHANTETVCNELRQRFYIPRMRTVVRSVCRSCQYCKIKKAAPVPPMMGPLPKVRLTPFVRPFTYVGVDYLGHFEVKVGRSIVKRWICLFTCLTVRAVHLELAHSLSTKSCVMAFRRFVNRRGAPMEVFSDNGTNFVGASRQLTEEIQRTKAINEDCAATFTNARTQWHFNVPAAPHMGGPWERMVKSVKVAMAAVSDSPHHPSDEVLETIMLEAEGIVNSRPLTYVPLEAADQEALTPNHFLLYSSSGIKQPTADHSVSLRDSWPAVKLAVLDVASNDKKEDEVAPETEVVHGAGDVTGNTVNRETTVKPPSAPSQLSGCR from the exons ATGCCTCGTGAGCTTCCCAAGTTCAATGGCGATCCACAGGAGTGGCCTATCTTCTACAGTTCTTTCAAGAACACGACGGAAGTGTGCGGATATACCGACGCGGAGAATTTGGCCCGTCTACAACGGAGTTTGGGAGGTTCCGCATTAGAAGCCGTACGAAGTCGTCTGCTGTTACCAGCGTCTGTTCCGTATGTGATGAATACGCTCCACAAACTCTACGGGCGGCCGGAGATTCTGATCAGTTCGCTTCTGAAGAAGGTAAGGAACGTGCCAGCCCCCAAAGCGGAGCACCTGAATACGATTGTGGCCTATGGTTTGGCCATTCAGAACTTGGTCGATCACATAATCTTGGCCGATCAGCAAGCACATTTGGCGAACCCAATGCTGCTTCAGGAGTTGGTCGATAAGTTGCCCACATCTCTCAAGATGCAGTGGGGAACCTACAAGCAAGGCGTTGCATATGTCAACCTGGCGACATTCAACGGTTTCATGGCAGGCCTTGTTAACTTGGCGTCGGAGCTCACTATCGACGTGGACTGCGCACAGAACCAACACAAGCAAGTTCGCGTGGAGAAGCCGAAGCCAAGGGAGAAGTTGTTCACTCACGCCAACGAATCGTCCGATGCCCTCAAGAAGGAGAAGGACACGTCGACAGAAAGGTCTGTTTCAAAAGCCTGCTCGTATTGCGGAAAGGACAACCACCAGATCCTGAACTGTTCCAGTTTCAAGTCCTTGGATATAGGAGCGAGGTGGAAAGCCATGCGTCAGAAAAATCTGTGTCGTCTGTGTTTAGTACCGCATCGGAAATGGCCATGCCACTCGAAAAAGGAGTGTGGCGTGGATGGCTGTCGTTTTCGGCATCATATGCTGTTGCACAGTAACCAGACAAGCCGAAGCGAATCCGCTGAGACAACGAAGCCAACCGAAGCGATACAGCACAACTACCACCACACGAAGTCGTTCTCTCTCTTCCGTTATCTGCCAGTCACGCTTTACGGAGATGGGAAACAAGTGGAAACCTACGCGTTCCTGGATGACGGATCATCGTCGACTTTACTGGAAGAGGCAATTGCAGTTCAGTTGGGGATTGATGGAGAGCCGGACAACCTTTGGTTAGGATGGACCGGAAAGATCGGCAGACATGAGAAAAGTTCCAAAAGGATCAGCGTGGAGATTTCCGGAGTTGGAAAGCAAAACACATTCCAGTTGAGTAACGTACGGACGGTTCGTGAGCTAGGACTTCCCAGTCAAACGTTAAATTATTCCGAGCTGTCAAGATCCTATCCACACCTGCAAGGTCTTCCAGTCAAGAGTTACGTGAATGCAAGACCCAGTATGATCATCGGTATCGAGCACGTGCATCTTCTTACCAGTCTGAAGCTTCGCGAAGGCGGAAGGTGCGATCCAGTTGCAACGAAAACTCGCCTCGGCTGGTGCGTctacggaagaaattctggaagtgaAGGATCCGTGGAACAGCTGAATCTGCACGTCGGTCAGGAGATGAGTAACAGTGATCTGTATGATTCGATGAAGAAGTTTTTCGCCGTTGAAGAAGCTGTGGTCACGAAGCACTTTGAGTCCGACGAAGATCAGCGAGCTCGCAGCATATTGGAGGAAACTACAGTTCGCCGAGGATCAAGAATCGAGTCAGGTTTGCTGTGGCGAAAGGACAATATCTACTTTCCCGAGAGCTACAAGATGGCGATGAACAGACTCCTGGGGTTGGAAAAGCGTCTGTCCAAAGATTCGGAACTTCGACAAAGAGTGAAGGAGCAGATCAACAGCTATGAGCAAAAGCAGTACATCAGTAAGGCTTCACAGGAAGAGGTAGGCAGTCTGGATACTCGACGTGTCTGGTTTCTACCGCTGGGAGTAGTTATCAATCCCAAGAAGCCTGGCAAAATTCGGATGGTATGGGATGCGGCCGCAAAAGCACATGGAGTCTGCTTCAACGACATGCTGCTCAAGGGTCCTGATCTTCTTGTGTCGCTAGTGGACGTTTTGCTGCGATTCAGACAGGGGAAAGTCGCCGTGTGCTCTGACATCCGGGAAATGTTCCTCCGAATCCTAATTCGCGATGAAGACAGATGGTCGCAGTGCTTCCTTTGGAGAAGTAATCCGGAGGAAGAAGTACAAGTCTACGTGATCAACGTGGCGATGTTCGGTGCAACCAGCTCGCCATGTACAGCGCAGTTTGTGAAGAACTGGAATGCTTCTGACTACAGCGAACAATATCCCAGGGCAGTAGAAGCAGTGACCAAGAACCACTACGTGGATGACTTCCTCGACAGCGTCAACTCGGTGGAAGAAGCAGTACATTTGGTACAGCAAGTGCAAGATATCCATGCAGCAGCCGGTTTCCAGTTTGGAAAGATACTGTCCAACGAGAAGGCAGTGCTAGACCGACTAGGAGAGACGAGTACAGCGATCAGTAAACCACTGCCAGTAGACAAAGACCGAATATGCGAACGTGTTCTGGGCGTCACATGGATCCCGTCGGAAGACGCATTCACATTCAACCAACAGGGATTGGAGGAAGTATTAGGTGCCGATTGGGCAGCACCAACGAAGCGACAAGTCCTGCGTATTGTGATGAAGCTCTACGACCCCTTAGGATTCATTGCACACTTCGTCGTCCAAGGGAAGATCCTGATGCAGGAGATTTGGCGAACAGGTACTAGCTGGGACGAGCCTATTGCGGACCAGCCACGTGAGCTTTGGATAAGATGGATCGAACAGTACCGGCAGATCAACGAAGTCAACGTTCCTCGctgcttcttcaaggatttctgtccGCAGCAAGTCAGCGATATTCAGGTCCATGTGTTCACAGATGCGAGCGTGTCAGCTTGTGCGTGTGTGGCCTACCTTAGAACGACGGTGGACGGAGAGAGTCAGTGTTCGTTGATTGCAGCAAAGACAAAAGTTGCACCTCTACGAACGCTATCCATCCCACGTTTGGAGCTTCAGGCTGCCATGATGGGTTCCCGTCTACTGCAGAACATCTGCTCAGCCCTTAGCATCGATATCCACAGACGTTTCCTTTGGTCAGATTCAGCAACAGTTCTTGCTTGGCTTCGCTCCGATAGTCGTCGGTATCATCAGTTTGTGTCTTTCCGGGTTGGCGAAATTCTGTCGTTAACCAGTGTGGATGAATGGCGCTACGTTCCTTCTCGTGAAAATGTTGCGGACGATGCCACGAAATGGAATGGGGGGCTTTCATTCGACCCGAGTTGCCGTTGGTACCAGGGTCCAGCATTTCTGCAAGATCCGGAAAGTCAGTGGCCTACAGAACGGCCAGGAGATACAAGGGAAGCAGATGTGACCCCCGAAGAAATTCGCCTCGTTGCAGTACACCGAACAGTAGTGGAAGTGATAGATATTGAACGATTTTCCAACTGGAACCGACTGCTACGTGCGACAGCATATGTTCACCGAGCTGTAGCAGTATGGAAGCATACAACGAGcgggacaagatcgcttaaagtaCTCAGCCAGAGTGAATTTGCGAAAGCTGAAGAAACACTTTGGCGGCAGGCGCAAGCACAGGTGTATCCGGATGAAGTTCAGCTGTTGGAAGAAGGACGAAGTGTGGCAAAAGGCAGTTCAATTCGTGCGCTGTCTCCTTTCCTGGACGAAAAAGGAATTCTAAGGGTTGGCGGCAGAATCGAACAAGCTCCATCGATTTCATACGAAGCGAAGCATCCAGTCGTGTTGCCGAGAAGTCATCGGATCACATACCTCGTTGTGCTCAgcttccaccagcagttcctgCACGCGAACACCGAGACAGTGTGCAACGAGTTGAGGCAACGGTTCTACATTCCGAGGATGCGAACAGTAGTGCGGAGCGTATGTCGTAGCTGTCAGTACTGCAAGATTAAGAAAGCAGCTCCAGTTCCACCGATGATGGGACCGCTTCCGAAAGTTCGTCTGACTCCCTTCGTCCGTCCATTTACGTACGTCGGCGTGGACTACCTGGGTCACTTCGAAGTAAAAGTCGGTCGCAGTATTGTGAAGCGGTGGATATGTTTGTTCACGTGTCTCACAGTTCGAGCTGTTCATCTGGAGCTAGCACACAGTCTGTCAACGAAGTCTTGCGTAATGGCGTTTAGGCGTTTCGTGAACCGACGAGGAGCCCCGATGGAAGTATTCTCGGATAACGGAACCAACTTTGTGGGAGCAAGTCGTCAGTTAACAGAAGAGATCCAGCGAACCAAGGCCATCAACGAGGATTGTGCGGCTACGTTCACCAACGCCCGTACGCAGTGGCACTTTAACGTTCCTGCAGCCCCGCATATGGGAGGTCCGTGGGAGCGGATGGTGAAGTCTGTAAAAGTAGCAATGGCAGCAGTATCCGACAGTCCGCATCATCCGAGTGACGAGGTGCTCGAAACCATAATGTTGGAAGCAGAGGGGATCGTTAACAGTCGTCCACTGACCTACGTTCCTTTAGAAGCAGCAGATCAAGAAGCGCTCACTCCAAACCACTTCTTGCTGTACAGTTCAAGCGGCATAAAGCAGCCAACAGCTGATCATTCAGTCAGTCTCCGAGACAGCTG GCCGGCAGTAAAGCTGGCAGTCCTGGATGTTGCGAGCAACGACAAGAAGGAGGATGAAGTCGCGCCGGAAACGGAAGTGGTTCACGGGGCGGGGGatgttaccggcaacactgttAACCGCGAAACGACGGTGAAACCACCGTCCGCTCCCTCGCAACTGAGCGGCTGTCGCTGA